A region from the Spirochaetae bacterium HGW-Spirochaetae-1 genome encodes:
- a CDS encoding 4-hydroxy-tetrahydrodipicolinate synthase: protein MFEGVNTALITPFRNNAIDQKALEGLIEMQIAGGIDGIVPMGTTGESPTMSFNEHKEFIKEVVRIVNKRVKVIAGTGANSTEEAVCLSRSAEDSGVDGVLLVNPYYNKPTQRGLIAHFEKVARSIKIPIILYNIPGRTGVNFLPASVKELISRVDNVVAMKEASGDIVQMMHLHELCGGDLTILSGDDNLLLPVLSIGGKGVISVLSNILPADVKKVVTLYNEGDIEGARELFYRMLPLCRAMFIETNPIPIKAAMEMAGYCEGTLRLPMVEISDENRAILRRALTDYGVKLS from the coding sequence ATGTTTGAAGGCGTAAATACTGCGTTAATAACACCATTTAGAAATAACGCAATAGACCAAAAGGCCCTGGAAGGGCTCATTGAAATGCAGATAGCCGGCGGTATAGACGGCATTGTTCCTATGGGAACCACGGGCGAATCGCCCACCATGTCTTTTAATGAACACAAGGAGTTCATTAAAGAAGTGGTGAGAATTGTCAATAAACGCGTGAAGGTCATAGCGGGAACCGGGGCCAATTCCACGGAAGAGGCAGTGTGTCTTTCCCGGTCAGCCGAAGATTCCGGCGTGGACGGTGTGCTGCTGGTCAATCCCTATTACAATAAACCGACCCAGCGCGGCCTTATTGCCCACTTTGAGAAGGTGGCCCGTTCTATCAAGATACCCATTATCCTGTATAACATCCCCGGTAGAACCGGCGTCAATTTTCTGCCCGCAAGCGTGAAAGAGCTGATCAGTCGTGTCGATAATGTTGTAGCCATGAAAGAAGCCTCGGGAGATATCGTCCAGATGATGCATCTCCATGAACTTTGCGGCGGGGATCTGACTATTCTTTCCGGCGATGATAATCTCCTGCTGCCCGTTCTTTCCATCGGCGGCAAGGGAGTCATATCCGTATTATCCAACATTCTGCCCGCCGATGTGAAGAAAGTAGTGACCCTGTACAATGAAGGCGATATCGAGGGAGCCCGGGAACTTTTTTACCGGATGCTTCCCCTGTGCCGGGCCATGTTTATTGAAACCAATCCCATCCCGATAAAGGCTGCCATGGAAATGGCAGGATATTGCGAGGGGACCCTCAGGCTTCCCATGGTCGAGATCTCCGATGAGAACAGGGCTATTCTGCGCAGGGCGCTCACCGATTATGGAGTTAAACTGTCATGA
- a CDS encoding phenylacetic acid degradation protein: protein MSNIVDNAVEYARNVVGTDPMARFLGIHVENVREGYALCSLTIKSEYLNAVERAHGAIIYAIADQAFAVASNSTGVMALSMHFNISYISSAADGEKIFAEASPVNVGKKVSVWRVEVRGAEDKLLATGEGIAYHK, encoded by the coding sequence ATGAGCAATATAGTAGACAATGCCGTGGAATACGCACGAAACGTCGTGGGCACCGACCCCATGGCGCGCTTTCTCGGGATACACGTGGAAAACGTACGGGAGGGATATGCCCTCTGTTCTCTGACGATCAAGTCGGAATACCTGAATGCCGTTGAGAGGGCCCATGGCGCCATTATCTATGCCATCGCCGACCAGGCCTTTGCAGTGGCTTCCAATTCTACGGGTGTCATGGCCCTGTCCATGCATTTTAATATCAGCTATATCTCGTCAGCCGCCGATGGAGAGAAAATATTCGCCGAGGCCTCGCCGGTAAATGTGGGGAAAAAGGTGAGCGTGTGGCGTGTTGAGGTCCGGGGGGCCGAAGACAAGCTGCTGGCCACGGGTGAAGGAATAGCGTATCACAAATAA
- a CDS encoding radical SAM protein: protein MKKKIILPYADQSGNVYEYEGLEPAFRSGNRFVPVNRDELIKLPFGSYLFSLPERYPVSHNKKTGTFDVIKKSMEGEDIQAVSSFLASGYLRTYLSASRPKKKTPVLPLWAYAGVVIMDGEFYVPAVRIDDDPRSDPSLHQDGKELKRGIKEVSALYPQNRLVNQLKTCSTQYNCLCARNFFIGRYEAPVPTSPACNADCLGCLSYQEDSGFAESQPRLNFSPDPGEISQVILYHFSHVNEAVASFGQGCEGEPLLRGGDIVRAVDMVRKKETRGTININTNGSDPGVVRDLIDAGLDSIRISMSSPTEKYYTLYHKPRNYTFDDVKKSLDIALGRGIFVSINLFFMPGFTDRESEVTSLLKFLDTFPVNMIQTRNMNIDPDLYFETMGITGSEPEEPHRGIGNLLGLLREKYPAMKLGYYNPPKEKW from the coding sequence ATGAAAAAGAAAATCATTCTCCCCTATGCGGATCAATCCGGAAATGTTTACGAGTATGAAGGGCTCGAGCCGGCGTTCAGGAGCGGCAACCGTTTTGTCCCCGTTAACCGCGATGAACTCATAAAGCTGCCCTTCGGGAGCTATCTCTTTTCCCTGCCGGAACGATATCCCGTCAGTCATAACAAAAAAACCGGAACTTTTGATGTCATTAAAAAATCCATGGAGGGTGAAGATATACAGGCTGTGTCGTCCTTTCTGGCATCGGGATATCTCCGGACCTATCTTTCCGCCTCCAGGCCGAAAAAAAAGACTCCTGTGCTGCCTCTCTGGGCTTATGCCGGTGTTGTCATCATGGACGGCGAGTTCTATGTTCCCGCGGTCCGCATCGACGATGATCCGCGCTCTGATCCGTCCCTGCACCAGGACGGCAAAGAACTGAAGCGCGGCATAAAGGAAGTATCGGCACTGTATCCGCAGAACAGGCTGGTGAATCAGCTGAAAACCTGTTCAACTCAATACAACTGCCTGTGCGCCCGCAATTTTTTCATCGGCCGTTACGAGGCCCCGGTGCCCACGTCACCGGCCTGCAATGCCGACTGCCTGGGATGCCTTTCCTATCAGGAGGATTCGGGATTTGCCGAATCGCAGCCGCGCCTGAATTTCAGTCCCGATCCCGGCGAGATATCCCAGGTGATCCTGTATCACTTCAGCCATGTTAATGAGGCCGTGGCCAGTTTCGGTCAGGGTTGTGAAGGGGAGCCCCTGCTGCGAGGCGGTGATATTGTCAGGGCCGTGGACATGGTGAGGAAAAAGGAGACCCGGGGCACCATCAATATCAATACAAACGGCTCTGACCCCGGAGTCGTGCGCGATCTCATCGACGCGGGCCTTGATTCGATCCGTATCAGCATGAGTTCTCCCACGGAAAAATATTATACCCTGTATCACAAACCGCGCAATTATACCTTTGATGATGTAAAAAAATCCCTGGATATCGCCCTGGGCAGGGGGATATTTGTGTCGATCAATCTCTTTTTTATGCCGGGTTTTACCGACAGGGAGAGCGAAGTGACCTCACTATTAAAATTTTTAGATACATTTCCGGTAAATATGATCCAAACGCGCAACATGAATATCGATCCCGACCTGTATTTCGAAACTATGGGGATAACGGGGTCAGAGCCTGAAGAGCCTCATCGGGGCATAGGCAATCTGCTGGGACTCCTGCGGGAGAAATATCCCGCCATGAAACTGGGATATTATAACCCGCCAAAGGAAAAATGGTGA
- the thiE gene encoding thiamine phosphate synthase codes for MTDAILTAVDANFNRAMEGLRVCEDALRFAAHSPHSVKFKELRHALNSLMKGIPPHRLLRARDVEGDGQKFVDLPTEQTREAVPDLVRANIHRAIEAIRCIEEYSKIQGTEAAGLAGRSGAFQRLRFELYDLEKVVILGLCRQEKRDVFRNALYAILDSAFVEKSRLEETCLRLIKGGAAVIQLRMKNEPRREIYSAAGNLCRLCHEQGRLFIVNDYPDIAEAVDADGIHLGQDDIPLAVARGILAADRIIGISTHSVEQAIAAAAEGPDYIAIGPIFDTSSKNGDLIRGIGTAVIGKIRDAVDIPLVCIGGITGANTAETAVAGCTCPAVISALYKDDSVEENCRTIIDKLR; via the coding sequence ATGACTGATGCCATTTTAACGGCCGTTGACGCCAATTTCAACCGCGCCATGGAGGGGCTCCGCGTGTGCGAGGACGCCCTTCGTTTCGCCGCCCATTCCCCCCATTCCGTGAAATTCAAGGAGCTCCGGCACGCGCTGAATTCCCTAATGAAGGGGATTCCCCCCCACAGGCTGCTCCGGGCCCGGGACGTGGAGGGTGACGGCCAGAAATTCGTCGATCTCCCCACGGAGCAGACCAGGGAAGCGGTCCCGGACCTGGTGCGGGCCAACATCCACCGTGCCATTGAAGCGATCCGCTGCATTGAGGAATATTCGAAAATCCAGGGCACTGAAGCTGCGGGACTTGCAGGCCGGAGCGGCGCCTTCCAGAGGCTGCGTTTTGAATTATATGATCTTGAGAAGGTCGTTATCCTGGGCCTTTGCAGGCAAGAGAAAAGAGATGTCTTCAGGAACGCCCTGTATGCCATCCTTGATTCGGCCTTCGTGGAAAAAAGCAGGCTGGAAGAAACCTGTCTCCGCCTCATCAAGGGCGGCGCTGCCGTGATACAGCTGAGAATGAAAAATGAACCGCGCCGCGAAATATACAGCGCCGCCGGGAACCTGTGCCGCCTCTGCCACGAACAGGGAAGGCTTTTCATCGTCAATGACTATCCCGACATCGCCGAAGCCGTTGATGCCGACGGAATCCATCTTGGCCAGGATGATATCCCTCTTGCTGTAGCGCGGGGGATCCTCGCGGCGGACCGCATCATCGGGATATCGACCCATTCCGTTGAACAGGCCATTGCAGCGGCGGCTGAAGGGCCTGATTATATCGCCATCGGTCCCATTTTCGATACATCGAGCAAAAACGGTGACCTGATCCGGGGCATCGGCACGGCCGTGATCGGGAAAATCCGGGACGCCGTTGATATTCCCCTGGTGTGCATCGGCGGCATCACCGGCGCCAATACGGCGGAAACAGCCGTAGCGGGATGTACCTGCCCGGCCGTGATATCGGCCCTGTATAAAGATGACAGTGTGGAAGAAAACTGCCGTACCATTATAGATAAACTGCGCTGA
- the thiS gene encoding thiamine biosynthesis protein ThiS has translation MNIRLNGKDKAFDGGTIMDLIKEYKLDPRRIAVERNGEIVHREVYGKTAVQDGDIIELVKFVGGG, from the coding sequence GTGAATATCCGGCTTAACGGGAAAGATAAAGCATTTGACGGCGGGACCATCATGGATCTCATAAAGGAATATAAACTGGACCCGCGACGCATTGCCGTTGAGAGAAACGGTGAAATTGTTCACCGCGAGGTCTATGGAAAAACCGCTGTTCAGGACGGTGATATCATAGAGCTGGTGAAATTTGTCGGCGGCGGTTGA
- the aroH gene encoding chorismate mutase, producing MAVRGVRGATTVAANTKEEIISKTEELLRALVTRNDLHADDIASVIFSVTEDVDAEFPAVAARAMGWIYTPLFCTREIPVKGSLKSVIRVLMHVNSDKRQEELMQIYLHDARKLRPDLEEGGSRYYSSE from the coding sequence ATGGCCGTACGTGGTGTCCGTGGAGCGACAACAGTCGCCGCAAATACTAAAGAAGAGATAATTTCCAAAACCGAGGAACTCCTGAGGGCCCTGGTGACCAGGAATGACCTGCATGCCGATGATATAGCCTCGGTGATATTTTCCGTCACGGAGGATGTTGATGCGGAATTCCCGGCGGTTGCGGCGCGTGCAATGGGCTGGATTTATACACCACTTTTCTGTACGAGGGAAATTCCCGTGAAGGGCAGCCTGAAGAGCGTTATCAGGGTCCTCATGCATGTCAACTCCGATAAGCGTCAGGAGGAGCTCATGCAGATATATCTCCATGATGCCAGGAAGCTGCGGCCGGACCTGGAAGAAGGGGGAAGCAGGTATTATTCATCGGAATAA
- the aroA gene encoding 3-phosphoshikimate 1-carboxyvinyltransferase produces MMFSVKGSTIHGDVKIPGSKSHTIRALAFALLAEGESVVEFPLYSSDTESCMDMVRRLGGRIVEEKDAWRVTGAGNRLPVPDDVIDVGNSGTSLYIGLGIASLIDGMTIFTGDHQIRNRPADALLASINDLGGKAQSTRGNGKPPLVIEGRIKGGRTAVEAVTSQYLSSLLIAAPLAEGETIIDVPLLNEQPYVTMTLAWLDRLGIQYENRDYRQFTVPGGQAYRPFRAAVAADFSSATFFLVAAAICGAELNLLGLDFNDTQGDREVVNILKKMGAEVVIGERNIRIRGGELTGGVFDLNAIPDALPALAVAGCFAAGETRLVNVAQARLKETDRIRVMYEELRKLGANVEELPDGLVVRRSELKGARVNGHHDHRVVMALSVAGMAAEGEMIVETAEAVAVTFPGFMGLMKKIGANIKEIEE; encoded by the coding sequence ATGATGTTTTCAGTGAAAGGCTCCACAATACACGGGGATGTGAAAATTCCCGGCTCGAAATCCCATACCATCCGGGCCCTTGCCTTCGCCCTGCTGGCCGAAGGGGAGTCCGTTGTGGAATTCCCCCTCTATTCCTCCGACACGGAATCATGCATGGACATGGTCCGCCGGCTGGGCGGCCGCATCGTAGAGGAGAAGGACGCCTGGAGGGTAACGGGTGCCGGGAACAGGCTGCCCGTTCCCGACGATGTCATTGACGTGGGGAATTCCGGCACTTCCCTCTATATCGGTCTGGGCATCGCCTCGCTTATTGACGGCATGACCATTTTCACCGGCGATCACCAGATCCGGAACCGGCCGGCCGACGCGCTCCTTGCCTCCATCAATGACCTGGGCGGGAAGGCACAGTCCACAAGGGGAAACGGAAAGCCGCCCCTGGTCATAGAGGGCCGGATAAAGGGAGGCCGGACCGCTGTGGAAGCCGTGACCTCGCAGTATCTGTCATCGCTCCTCATTGCCGCACCCCTGGCTGAAGGAGAAACAATCATTGATGTCCCACTGCTGAACGAGCAGCCCTATGTGACCATGACCCTGGCATGGCTTGACCGGCTTGGTATACAGTATGAGAACAGGGATTACCGGCAGTTTACCGTGCCGGGAGGGCAGGCCTATCGTCCCTTCAGGGCGGCCGTGGCCGCCGATTTTTCATCGGCCACGTTTTTTCTCGTGGCCGCCGCTATTTGCGGTGCCGAGCTGAACCTCCTGGGCCTGGATTTCAACGATACCCAGGGTGACAGGGAAGTGGTGAATATCCTGAAAAAAATGGGAGCCGAAGTGGTAATCGGCGAAAGAAATATCCGCATCAGGGGAGGAGAGCTCACGGGCGGGGTCTTTGACCTCAATGCGATCCCCGATGCGCTGCCGGCACTTGCCGTGGCCGGGTGTTTTGCCGCAGGAGAGACACGCCTGGTAAACGTGGCCCAGGCCCGCCTGAAGGAAACGGACAGGATACGCGTGATGTATGAAGAACTGCGGAAGCTGGGTGCCAACGTGGAGGAGCTTCCCGACGGCCTGGTAGTCCGGCGGAGTGAGCTTAAAGGGGCCCGTGTGAACGGGCATCATGACCATCGCGTTGTCATGGCTCTGTCGGTCGCCGGCATGGCCGCCGAGGGCGAGATGATCGTGGAAACGGCCGAGGCCGTGGCCGTTACCTTTCCCGGGTTCATGGGGCTTATGAAAAAAATCGGTGCCAATATAAAAGAAATAGAGGAGTGA
- a CDS encoding phosphomethylpyrimidine synthase codes for MNIFVQARQGIVTPEVNYVAGKEVLSIEHVMTHFARGEIVIFKNKKRDINPVGVGKGLTTKINANIGTSPDLFNLDTELEKLKMAVKYGADAVMDLSIGGDVTFFRRKILENSSVPLGTVPLYETAKEMTDQKKSIMEMTIKDFLKVIQRQAEEGVDFMTIHSGVTRQSVESLRSQKRIIGITSRGGSILGEWMKLNKKENPLYEHYDEILDILAEYNIVISLGDGLRPGATHEANDRGQIHEMVILGDLARRAREKGVQAIIEGPGHMPLNMIADNMRLEKTLCDGAPYYVLGPLVTDVAPGYDHITGAIGGAIAAASGADFLCYVTPAEHLRLPTVEDVREGVIASKIAAHAGDIVKLGDKARAWDDEMSRARKSRNWEEMYRLALDEDKARKYRSDLPSDMDDQCSMCGEFCAIKRDY; via the coding sequence ATGAATATTTTTGTACAAGCACGCCAGGGAATAGTGACCCCTGAAGTCAACTACGTCGCCGGAAAGGAAGTGCTCTCCATAGAACATGTCATGACTCACTTCGCCCGGGGCGAAATCGTCATTTTTAAAAATAAAAAAAGAGATATCAATCCCGTGGGAGTGGGAAAAGGACTCACCACGAAGATCAATGCCAATATAGGCACCTCGCCGGATCTTTTCAACCTGGATACAGAGCTGGAAAAGCTGAAAATGGCCGTCAAGTACGGCGCCGACGCGGTCATGGATCTCAGCATCGGCGGCGATGTTACCTTCTTCCGCCGGAAGATACTGGAAAATTCATCGGTGCCCCTGGGAACAGTCCCCCTGTATGAAACTGCCAAGGAAATGACCGATCAAAAAAAATCCATCATGGAAATGACTATAAAGGATTTCCTGAAGGTAATACAGCGCCAGGCCGAGGAAGGCGTCGACTTCATGACCATTCATTCAGGCGTAACGCGGCAGTCCGTGGAATCACTCCGTTCCCAGAAACGCATCATAGGCATTACCAGCAGGGGCGGCTCCATACTGGGAGAATGGATGAAACTGAACAAAAAAGAGAATCCTCTCTACGAACATTATGACGAAATTCTCGACATACTTGCCGAATATAATATAGTCATCAGCCTGGGCGACGGTTTGCGCCCCGGGGCCACTCATGAAGCCAACGACCGGGGACAGATCCACGAGATGGTTATCCTGGGAGACCTGGCCCGCAGGGCCCGGGAAAAAGGCGTCCAGGCCATCATTGAAGGACCGGGACACATGCCGCTGAACATGATCGCCGACAACATGCGGCTGGAGAAAACCCTCTGCGACGGTGCGCCCTATTACGTGCTGGGCCCCCTGGTGACGGATGTCGCCCCGGGATACGATCACATTACCGGGGCCATCGGCGGCGCCATTGCCGCGGCCAGCGGCGCCGACTTTCTCTGCTACGTCACCCCGGCGGAACACCTGAGACTCCCCACCGTCGAAGACGTACGGGAAGGGGTCATTGCCTCAAAAATCGCCGCCCACGCGGGAGACATAGTCAAGCTGGGTGACAAGGCCCGCGCCTGGGACGATGAAATGTCCAGGGCCAGGAAAAGCCGGAACTGGGAAGAGATGTACCGCCTGGCCCTCGACGAGGACAAGGCGCGCAAATATAGAAGTGATTTGCCCTCGGACATGGATGATCAGTGTTCCATGTGCGGGGAATTTTGTGCGATAAAGCGGGATTATTAA
- a CDS encoding glycosyl transferase encodes MAGETKDLHYYDSYKQDRDLILEYNQITLDDVNVVNILGIGVNNLTREQAVVKIMNMIKDGGVYHVIPLNPYKLHRIKTNTDLRLISSKAHMHFASGAGLMWAARRLKTPLKEQISILSFMMDIIRIAEINEYSIFIVGGRPEIAEKAFFNIKKSFPNIRIVGRHGGYFNADREKSVIEAMRKSEANIVFVGLGFPKEEKWIESIKKEFTNTIFVSVGGSIDIISGEIRKAPPFFMDRGLDWFYRIITKPWRIGRLMRTMWFFIHVLFKGLFTK; translated from the coding sequence ATGGCCGGCGAAACAAAGGATCTTCACTATTATGATTCATACAAGCAGGATCGCGATCTAATCCTTGAATACAACCAGATAACCCTTGATGACGTCAATGTTGTCAATATACTGGGGATCGGCGTCAATAACCTTACGCGCGAACAGGCCGTGGTGAAAATCATGAACATGATCAAGGATGGCGGCGTGTACCATGTAATACCGCTCAATCCCTACAAGCTGCACCGGATTAAAACCAACACGGACCTGCGCCTCATCTCCAGCAAAGCCCACATGCATTTTGCCAGCGGCGCAGGACTGATGTGGGCCGCGCGAAGACTGAAAACACCGCTGAAGGAGCAGATATCCATACTGAGCTTCATGATGGATATCATCCGCATAGCCGAAATCAATGAATATTCCATCTTCATCGTGGGCGGGCGGCCCGAAATAGCGGAAAAGGCCTTTTTCAACATTAAAAAATCCTTTCCCAACATCCGTATCGTGGGAAGGCACGGCGGATATTTCAACGCTGACCGGGAAAAATCCGTCATCGAGGCCATGCGCAAATCCGAGGCTAACATCGTCTTCGTTGGACTGGGTTTTCCCAAGGAAGAAAAATGGATCGAAAGCATAAAGAAAGAATTTACAAATACGATCTTTGTCAGCGTGGGCGGCAGTATCGATATTATTTCGGGAGAAATACGGAAGGCGCCCCCCTTCTTCATGGACAGGGGGCTGGACTGGTTTTACCGGATAATAACCAAACCCTGGCGGATCGGCCGGCTCATGAGGACCATGTGGTTTTTCATCCACGTATTATTCAAGGGATTGTTCACTAAATAA
- a CDS encoding Txe/YoeB family addiction module toxin — MKYKLVFTSQARADAKKLGKSGLKEKAQELLDILTEDPYRYPPSFEKLTGDLSGAYSRRINIQHRLVYQVLDDEKIVKIIRMWTHYE; from the coding sequence GTGAAGTATAAACTGGTGTTTACCAGTCAGGCCCGGGCCGACGCAAAAAAGCTTGGTAAATCCGGATTGAAAGAGAAAGCTCAGGAATTATTGGATATCCTTACTGAAGACCCTTACCGATATCCCCCTTCATTTGAGAAACTTACCGGCGACCTGTCAGGGGCTTATTCCCGGAGAATAAATATACAGCATCGTCTTGTCTATCAGGTTTTAGATGATGAAAAGATTGTCAAGATAATCCGGATGTGGACTCACTACGAGTAA
- a CDS encoding type II toxin-antitoxin system prevent-host-death family antitoxin, with translation MKTINATKARDSLYHLIDEANASHEPIHITGKRTSAVLISEADWNAIQETLFLISIPGMRESIMKGLKTPVSECTGDLDW, from the coding sequence ATGAAAACAATAAATGCCACAAAAGCCCGTGACAGCTTGTATCATTTAATCGATGAAGCAAACGCTTCCCATGAACCGATTCATATAACCGGCAAGAGAACAAGCGCAGTGTTGATTTCGGAAGCTGACTGGAATGCCATTCAGGAAACACTTTTTTTGATATCCATCCCGGGTATGAGGGAGTCTATAATGAAAGGGTTAAAAACCCCTGTTTCAGAGTGCACCGGGGATCTTGACTGGTGA
- the rfbA gene encoding glucose-1-phosphate thymidylyltransferase, whose product MKGIILAGGKGTRLYPITLTACKQLLPIYDKPMIYYPLSTLMLAGIRDILIISNPEDLPILKKILGNGSSLGISLTYREQARPRGIPEAFIIGEDFIADEPVCLILGDNIFFGMGLPELLTRAADNLTGATVFSYYVNDPERYGVLEYDKKYKIKSIKEKPDKPLSNYAITGLYFFDNNVISIAKILKPSRRHETEITDVLKYYLKNKSLKATVMGRGFAWLDTGTHDAMIEASQYVRTIEHRQGLKIACIEEVAYRMGYIDKNDLIKLASKIKNSSYGKYLLRIIEQDNLIRGK is encoded by the coding sequence TTGAAAGGAATCATCCTTGCCGGAGGTAAAGGGACACGGCTTTATCCCATAACATTAACGGCATGCAAACAGCTTCTCCCCATCTATGATAAACCCATGATTTATTATCCCCTGTCCACCCTGATGCTGGCGGGTATACGTGACATCCTGATTATATCCAATCCTGAGGACTTGCCTATACTTAAAAAAATTCTGGGAAACGGCAGCAGCCTGGGAATAAGCCTCACCTACAGGGAACAGGCCAGGCCGCGAGGCATACCTGAAGCCTTTATTATAGGCGAAGATTTTATTGCCGATGAACCGGTGTGCCTTATACTGGGCGACAATATTTTCTTCGGCATGGGGCTGCCGGAACTGCTGACCAGGGCAGCCGATAATTTGACGGGCGCGACGGTATTCTCTTATTATGTAAATGACCCTGAACGCTATGGTGTTCTTGAGTATGATAAAAAATATAAGATCAAATCCATTAAAGAAAAACCTGATAAGCCCCTGTCTAATTACGCCATAACCGGCCTTTATTTTTTCGACAACAACGTTATCTCCATTGCAAAGATTCTGAAGCCCTCCCGGCGGCACGAGACTGAAATTACCGATGTATTAAAATATTACTTGAAAAATAAATCCCTTAAGGCCACAGTAATGGGGCGTGGTTTTGCCTGGCTGGATACGGGGACACATGACGCCATGATAGAGGCTTCACAGTATGTCAGGACTATCGAGCACAGACAAGGACTTAAAATAGCCTGTATAGAGGAAGTAGCCTACCGCATGGGGTATATCGATAAAAATGATCTCATAAAGCTGGCTTCAAAAATAAAAAATTCATCGTATGGTAAATATTTATTGAGAATTATCGAGCAGGATAACCTGATTAGGGGAAAATAA
- a CDS encoding glycosyl transferase has translation MKLSIVTTMYYSEPYLKDFHTRVKASAEAITKSYEIIFVDDGSPDNSLQTVMALKKKNDKKIKIIELSRNFGHHKAMMTGLSHAKGDYVFLIDSDLEEEPELLEIFWKEINEDTTLDVIYGVQKFRKGYFLEKTFGYLFYSLFNYFSDYKLTRNLVVARLMKKQYVKSLSQYNEEHPLFAGLCVLAGYNQKEYYITKGHKKQTSYSFRKKLSLVINSITSFSAKPLVSIFYLGLIILLISTLFIIRMLYQKIFLGASIGWTSIVISIWFFGGLVIFCLGILGIYLAKIYEQSKHRPYTVIKNFYK, from the coding sequence ATGAAACTCTCAATTGTTACGACTATGTATTATTCGGAACCCTACCTAAAAGATTTTCATACCAGGGTCAAGGCATCAGCGGAAGCAATCACAAAAAGCTACGAGATCATTTTTGTTGATGACGGCTCACCGGATAATTCGCTACAGACAGTCATGGCACTTAAAAAAAAGAATGATAAAAAAATTAAAATAATTGAACTCTCCAGAAATTTCGGACACCATAAAGCTATGATGACCGGTTTGTCACATGCGAAAGGAGACTATGTTTTTCTTATTGATTCGGACCTTGAAGAAGAACCTGAACTGCTGGAGATATTCTGGAAGGAAATAAATGAAGACACGACATTGGATGTTATATATGGGGTACAAAAATTCCGTAAGGGCTACTTTTTAGAAAAGACATTCGGATATCTTTTTTATTCACTCTTTAACTACTTCTCAGATTATAAGCTTACGAGAAATCTGGTAGTAGCTCGTTTAATGAAAAAACAGTATGTCAAGTCTCTTTCTCAATATAACGAAGAGCACCCTCTTTTTGCCGGTTTATGTGTCCTGGCCGGTTATAACCAGAAAGAATATTACATAACCAAAGGACACAAAAAGCAGACGAGTTATTCATTTCGAAAAAAGTTATCTCTCGTTATTAATTCTATAACATCATTCAGTGCAAAACCGCTTGTATCTATATTTTATCTTGGGCTGATCATTCTTCTAATTTCGACTTTGTTTATTATTCGAATGCTTTATCAGAAAATTTTCCTTGGTGCTTCTATCGGATGGACCTCTATTGTAATTTCAATCTGGTTTTTTGGCGGACTGGTTATCTTCTGTCTTGGAATCCTTGGCATTTATCTCGCAAAAATATATGAACAGTCCAAACACCGTCCCTATACTGTAATAAAAAATTTTTATAAATGA